The nucleotide sequence AGAGGTGCGGTGacggggccctggcagggaccttccccagagccagtcGCCCGGCTGGTGCCCAGGCAGAGGTGCGGTGacggggccctggcagggaccttCCCCAGAGCCGGTCGCCTGGCTGGTGCCCAGCAGAGGTGCGGTGCCGGGGCGCCGGCAGGGACCTTCCCCAGAGCCGGTCGCCTGGCTGGTGCCCAGCAGAGGTGCGGTGCCGGGGCGCCGGCAGGGACCTTCCCCAGGGCAAGACCCAGCGACACGCAGAGCCCTGCGCCCACCAGCCGGATGTGGCAGGGACGCCGGGTGCGGAGGGCACCAGGGGAGCTGCGGCAGCGCCTCCGAGCGGCTGTTACGGTCGCCTGGTGGCTCAGGGGGCTGCGGCAGGCTCCCTACACGCTCCACAGCCCGCCCAGGCCCTGCGCCAGCTcggcagctgccattggctggggactgcagccagtgggaggagTCCTACGCGGCCCAGCGCCTGCACCCCAGGGGGCGTCCTCAGGTTTGAAGCTGTTGTGGCCACTCCCAGGCCTGCAAAGATGCAGGGACCTCAGGGCCGGCGGGGGTCCCCTTGTCCGCcccggctgggagcagaggccagAGGGGGCCCGTCCGAGCGGCCACCGGCACACGGCCTTCTTGGACCACCAGCCATGGCCTGTCTGCTGGGCCACACggctcagccagagccctgcgaCGTGGACTGGACTCCGGTACGGCCACTTCTCTgcctccctgggcagctgccgcACCCCCCACCGCAGCCTCCCGCAGCCAGCGCTGGCACAACGCACGTAGAGACACCGACGCCGGAGCAGCGCGGCCAGACTCAGCCGCTCGCCGGCCCCAGCAGGAGCCTCCCTGCGCCCACTCGGCCCCAGAGCTGGTCGCAGTAAAACTCCAAGAGGGCCCCGGGGCCTTTCCCTGCCGCACgaagggggcctggggctgccccaggccccaccgcCGACAGTCACACCCCGCagccaaggccccacccccagccccagccctgagctctatGTCCCCAGGAGAGGGGCCGTGCCCCATGTccgggctggggccggggctctCCCCTGCGGCTCTGGACTGCCCCTGTCCGACGTCCCGGTAGCCCCTGCAAGCAGAGAGCAGCGGGGTCAGTTatggggggctgcagccccacccccacccccggcgggGAGAGACTCACCTGCGTCTGCGCCACACGAGCACCGCGGCCAGGGCGGCTACGGCCAGAGCCCCCAGGGTGATGCCCACGGCCAGGCCGGGGCCCCAgcgcctgctgtgctctgcaacgcacgggggggggaagggacCCTGGGAACGGGCACCCGgctcccaccaccccctgccagtGCCACTCCCATCGCCCCCCAGCCCGGTCCACCCCCCGGCCCTGTCCtgtccccctctgcccctccctccggCCCATCCCCCAtcgccccacccacccccgccccctctgcctcccagcgccccatcccggtgcccccacccacccccgccccctctgcctccctgagccccatcccggtgcccccaccccccccaccccctctgcctcccagcgccccctcccggtgcccccacccaccccaccccctctgcctcccatcgccccatcccggtgcccccacccccgccaccccctctgcctcccagcgccccctcccggtgcccccacccacccccgccccctctgcctccctgagccccatcccggtgcccccacccacccccgccccctctgcctcccagcgccccctcccggtgcccccacccacccccgccccctctgcctcccagcgccccatcctggtgcccccacccacccccgccccctctgcctgccagcgccccatcccggtgcccccacccacccccgccccctctgcctccctgtgcccccctcccagtgcccccacccacccccgccccctctgcctcccagcgccccatcccggtgcccccacccacccccgccccctctgcctcccagcgccccatccgggtgcccccacccacccccgccccctctgcctgccagcgcccccatcccggtgcccccaccccccccaccccctctgcctccctgagccccatcccggtgcccccacccacccccgccccctctgcctccctgtgcccccatcccggtgcccccacccacccccgccccctctgcctcccagcgcccccatcccggtgcccccacccacccccgccccctctgcctcccagcgcccccatcccggtgctctgcccacccctgcccagggccatgcACCTACCCCAGGGGATCAGGAGGCCGCGGGGCCCCAGGCTGCTGTGCTCCACCCGGCAGGCGTAGCGGTGCCCGGCGCCCGGCCCCACGGCCAGGGAGCTGCGCAGCTGGTAGGTCTGGTCGGCGTTGGGCAGGATCCCGCTGGAGTCCAGCCGCCGGCccggccccacctcctccccgtcCTGCAGCCAGGCCACGCGGATGGGCCGGGGGTAGAACCCGCTGACCCGGCAAACCAGCAGGAACAGCACCAGGGGATCGGCGGGGGGAGGCGCTCGGGCGAACACCACGGCCACCGGCCGCTCTGAGACGGGGAGAGGGGCCGGCTCAGCCTGAGCCTCAGGGGCTccctagcccagcccagctccactgccgggggcaggcctggcctctgctgccctggCCGGAGCCCGGTTCTACCCCCTGGGCACCGACAGCCAGGGGATCCCCCTTCGCTCCCTGTGCTGTGCTGTATGGCTGGGAACGGCTGCCgcgctccaccccagccacagctgcatttGCACAGCTACCCTGGGGTCCTGTACCCATCGtccccacccccagaggggcTCAGCACCGGGGGAGGGATCCCTGCACtgacaggcccctgccccaccccagaggcggcTGCTCTCAGCAGGGGGTGATGGATCCCTGCACtgacaggcccctgccccaccccagaggtggctgctctcAGCAGGGGGTGATGGATCCCTGCACTGACAGGCCCccgtgtcccaccccagaggtggctgctctcAGCAGGGGCGCAGGATCCCTGCACTGACAGGCCCccgtgtcccaccccagaggtggctgctctcAGCAGGGGGTGATGGATCCCTGCACtgacaggcccctgccccaccccagaggtggctgctctcAGCAGGGGGTGATGGATCCCTGCACtgacaggcccctgccccaccccagaggcggcTGCTCTCAGCAGGGGGTGATGGATCCCTGCACtgacaggcccctgccccaccccagaggcagctgctctcAGCAGGGGTGCAGGATCCCTGCACtgacaggcccctgccccaccccagaggcagctgctctcAGCACGCAGGGCGGGTGCCCAGCCTCACCTCGCCTCTGCAGGGACTCGTTTCCGCGCTGGGCGAAGGCCCGGAGCACATAGGCGCAGGTTATGCGGAAGAAGTACTGCAGCCGGGCGGCCGCGTCCCGATCCCAGCTGAGGAAGCCGCGGGCGTAGAGCGCCAGCTTGTCCTCCGAGTGCGCCACCCAGGCGCCGGCAGCCACGTCGAAGCTGACAATGGCCTGGCCGTTCCCCGCGGTGTCGTAGAACCCCCGGGCGGCGCCGCTCGGCTGCAGCTCGCAGCCGAGGGAGGCCTGGACGACaaaggggtctgggaggggaggcagggggtgaggctgggcggcaggggctgcggggcgctgggctgctgggggtggaagGACCATGGGGGCCCTGGCTGGTGTTCCGGGTGTGGCGCAATGTCTCATTGAAGCTGCTgtaatggggctcaggggtccccaagctctgcccccaccccccccgcaggcaggagtgactctcgcccAGCAGGTAGCACAGAAGGGTCAGTGCAGCCGACAGAGACGGTCattgcaacccgtcctggggagaggagcccgaggggggcccctctggggtgcagcttccccctcgccaggctggcgccttccagctccctctcccccagcctccaactgccgcccccgattccaacccagctcggctcctccctgctctgtgctcagggcagaggtgttacctgccagcccaggggtcGTCCTTagccctggcagctgctctgcccctcacacacacccagtgtgagtctcacacacgcaccccccactccatcacagctgatTGTAACAAGGGCTCTGGGCTCCTCCCGCACCCCGGACTGGCCGGGAAATGGTGGTGGGAGATTGTGGGGCGCAGGTGGGTGCCTCGGTCGTGGGGCTGCAGAGCTACAGACCCCGCCCCATGGCCTGTCACACAAGGGGTCAGGATCAGGGCCACGCCAGGCCCAGGGAGTGCGGCTGGGGTGTTACACAGGCTCCTGTCACCCTCGgagctgtcctgcccccagcgAGGCTCCCACCACTGCAGTGAGCCTGTCAGTTCTCAGCACCCCGAGGCTGCCCCGGGGGCCTCCGCTGGCGCCGTACTCACAGCCCACGCCCTGCGGCTCAGCGATCTGCCTCGCGGTAGACATGAAGTCGGCCAGGGAGAAGTCGGCCACCCGCTCCAGGTCCTGCCACTGCCGGGggctcagcccctgctccacccagggctgcaggaagCGGATGGCCCTGGTGCGGCTGTCCAAGGAGAAGGTCCGGAGGTCGCCCAGCAGGGCCGTGGCCTCTGTGGCTGCGGAGCTGGCGTTGGGGAACAGGGAGGTCAGCAGCAGCCGGAGGGCCAGgggctctgtggggaggggaggggaggctgggggtcgggggagcAAAGGGTCACATTCGGGTTCAGGTCTGGCTCTGGTCTCCCTGCACAGCCTCTGCTCCCACACGCCCAGCCAGGGGTGCTGCCCCCcggcccaggcactacgccaagcccgacccccccttaccagccagtgccccccggcccaggcactacgccaagcccgacccccccttaccagccagtgccccccacgcccaggcactacgccaagcccgacccccccttaccagccagtgccccccggcccaggcactacgccaagcccgacccccccattaccagccagtgccccccacgcccaggcactacgccaagcccgacccccccttaccagccagtgccccccacgcccaggcactacgccaagcccgacccccccttaccagccagtgccccccggcCCAGGCACTAcaccaagcccgacccccccttaccagccagtgccccccggcccaggcactacgccaagcccgacccccccttaccagccagtgccccccagcccaggcactacgccaagcccgacccccccttaccagccagtgccccccagcccaggcactacgccaagcccgatcccaccttaccagccagtgccccccagcccaggcactacgccaagcccgacccccccattaccagccagtgccccccacgcccaggcactacgccaagcccgacccccccttaccagccagtgccccccacgcccaggcactacgccaagcccgacccccccattaccagccagtgccccccacgcccaggcactacgccaagcccgacccccccttaccagccagtgccccccggcccaggcactacgccaagcccgacccccccttaccagccagtgccccccacgcccaggcactacgccaagcccgacccccccttaccagccagtgccccccggcccaggcactacgccaagcccgacccccccttaccagccagtgccccccggcccaggcactacgccaagcccgacccccccttaccagccagtgccccccacgcccaggcactacgccaagcccgacccccccttaccagccagtgccccccacgcccaggcactacgccaagcccgaccccccccttaccagccagtgccccccggcccaggcactacgccaagcccgacccccccttaccagccagtgccccccggcccaggcactacgccaagcccgaccccccccttaccagccagtgccccccacgcccaggcactacgccaagcccgacccccccttaccagccagtgccccccacgcccaggcactacgctaAGCCCGACCCCCCcattaccagccagtgccccccacgcccaggcactacgccaagcccgacccccccttaccagccagtgccccccacgcccaggcactacgccaagcccgacccccccttaccagccagtgccccccacgcccaggcactacgccaagcccgacccccccttaccagccagtgccccccagcccaggcactacgccaagcccgacccccccttaccagccagtgccccccacgcccaggcactacgccaagcccgaccccccccttaccagccagtgccccccagcccaggcactacgccaagcccgacccccccttaccagccagtgccccccggcccaggcactacgccaagcccgaccccccccttaccagccagtgccccccacgcccaggcactacgccaagcccgacccccccattaccagccagtgccccccacgcccaggcactacgccaagcccgaccccccccttaccagccagtgccccccacgcccaggcactacgccaagcccgacccccccttaccagccagtgccccccacgcccaggcactacgccaagcccgacccccccttaccagccagtgccccccacgcccaggcactacgccaagcccgacccccccttaccagccagtgccccccacgcccaggcactacgccaagcccgacccccccttaccagccagtgccccccacgcccaggcactacgccaagcccgacccccccttaccagccagtgccccccacgcccaggcactacgccaagcccgacccccccttaccagccagtgccccccggcccaggcactacgccaagcccgacccccccttaccagccagtgccccccacgcccaggcactacgccaagcccgaccccccccttaccagccagtgccccccagcccaggcactacgccaagcccgaccccccccttaccagccagtgccccccacgcccaggcactacgccaagcccgacccccccttaccagccagtgccccccagcccaggcactacgccaagcccgacccccccttaccagccagtgccccccacgcccaggcactacgccaagcccgacccccccttaccagccagtgccccccacgcccaggcactacgccaagcccgacccccccttaccagccagtgccccccagcccaggcactacgccaagcccgacccccccttaccagccagtgccccccacgcccaggcactacgccaagcccgacccccccttaccagccagtgccccccacgcccaggcactacgccaagcccgacccccccttaccagccagtgccccccacgcccaggcactacgccaagcccgacccccccttaccagccagtgccccccggcccaggcactacgccaagcccgacccccccttaccagccagtgccccccggcccaggcactacgccaagcccgacccccccttaccagccagtgccccccggcccaggcactacgccaagcccgaccccccccttaccagccagtgccccccacgcccaggcactacgccaagcccgacccccccttaccagccagtgccccccagcccaggcactacgccaagcccgacccccccttaccagccagtgccccccagcccaggcactacgccaagcccgacccccccttaccagccagtgccccccagcccaggcactacgccaagcccgacccccccttaccagccagtgccccccacgcccaggcactacgccaagcccgaccccccttaccagccagtgccccccacgcccaggcactacgccaagcccgaccccccccttaccagccagtgccccccacgcccaggcactacgccaagcccgaccccccccttaccagccagtgccccccacgcccaggcactacgccaagcccgacccccccttaccagccagtgccccccagcccaggcactacgccaagcccgaccccccccttaccagccagtgccccccagcccaggcactacgccaagcccgacccccccttaccagccagtgccccccagcccaggcactacgccaagcccgacccccccttaccagccagtgccccccagcccaggcactacgccaagcccgaccccccccttaccagccagtgccccccacgcccaggcactacgccaagcccgaccccccccttaccagccagtgccccccacgcccaggcactacgccaagcccgaccccccccttaccagccagtgccccccacgcccaggcactacgccaagcccgacccccccttaccagccagtgccccccacgcccaggcactacgccaagcccgaccccaccttaccagccagtgccccccacgcccaggcactacgccaagcccgacccccccttaccagccagtgccccccacgcccatgcactacgccaagcccgacccccccttaccagccagtgccccccacgcccaggcactacgccaagcccgacccccccttaccagccagtgccccccacgcccaggcactacgccaagcccgaccccccccttaccagccagtgccccccacgcccaggcactacgccaagcccgacccccccttaccagccagtgccccccgcgcccaggcactacgccaagcccgacccccccttaccagccagtgccccccagcccaggcactacgccaagcccgaccccaccttaccagccagtgccccccacgcccaggcactacgccaagcccgacccccccttaccagccagtgccccccagcccaggcactacgccaagcccgacccccccattaccagccagtgccccccacgcccaggcactacgccaagcccgacccccccttaccagccagtgccccccacgcccaggcactacgccaagcccgacccccccttaccagccagtgccccccacgcccaggcactacgccaagcccgacccccccttaccagccagtgccccccagcccaggcactacgccaagcccgaccccccccttaccagccagtgccccccacgcccaggcactacgccaagcccgaccccccccttaccagccagtgccccccacgcccaggcactacgccaagcccgaccccccccttaccagccagtgccccccacgcccaggcactacgccaagcccgacccccccttaccagccagtgccccccacgcccaggcactacgccaagcccgaccccaccttaccagccagtgccccccacgcccaggcactacgccaagcccgaccccccccttaccagccagtgccccccacgcccatgcactacgccaagcccgacccccccttaccagccagtgccccccacgcccaggcactacgccaagcccgacccccccttaccagccagtgccccccacgcccaggcactacgccaagcccgaccccccccttaccagccagtgccccccacgcccaggcactacgccaagcccgacccccccttaccagccagtgccccccacgcccaggcactacgccaagcccgacccccccttaccagccagtgccccccagcccaggcactacgccaagcccgacccccccttaccagccagtgccccccacgcccaggcactacgccaagcccgacccccccttaccagccagtgccccccagcccaggcactacgccaagcccgaccccccattaccagccagtgccccccacgcccaggcactacgccaagcccgacccccccttaccagccagtgccccccacgcccaggcactacgccaagcccgacccccccttaccagccagtgccccccagcccaggcactacgccaagcccgacccccccttaccagccagtgccccccagcccaggcactacgccaagcccgacccccccttaccagccagtgccccccacgcccaggcactacgccaagcccgacccccccttaccagccagtgccccccagcccaggcactacgccaagcccgacccccccttaccagccagtgccccccagcccaggcactacgccaagcccgacccccccttaccagccagtgccccccagcccaggcactacgccaagcccgacccccccattaccagccagtgccccccacgcccaggcactacgccaagcccgacccccccttaccagccagtgccccccacgcccaggcactacgccaagcccgacccccccttaccagccagtgcctcccagcccaggcactacgccaagcccgacccccccattaccagccagtgccccccacgcccaggcactacgccaagcccgacccccccattaccagccagtgccccccacgcccaggcactacgccaagcccgaccccccccttaccagccagtgccccccacgcccaggcactacgccaagcccgaccccccccttaccagccagtgccccccacgcccaggcactacgccaagcccgacccccccttaccagccagtgccccccacgcccaggcactacgccaagcccgacccccccttaccagccagtgccccccacgcccaggcactacgccaagcccgacccccccttaccagccagtgccccccacgcccaggcactacgccaagcccgacccccccttaccagccagtgccccccccggcccaggcactacgccaagcccgacccccccttaccagccagtgccccccccggcccaggcactacgccaagcccgaccccccccttaccagccagtgccccccacgcccaggcactacgccaagcccgacccccccttaccagccagtgccccccacgcccaggcactacgccaagcccgacccccccttaccagccagtgccccccagcccaggcactacgccaagcccgacccccccattaccagccagtgccccccacgcccaggcactacgccaagcccgaccccccttaccagccagtgccccccacgcccaggcactacgccaagcccgacccccccttaccagccagtgccccccacgcccaggcactacgccaagcccgaccccccccttaccagccagtgccccccacgcccaggcactacgccaagcccgaccccccccttaccagccagtgccccccacgcccaggcactacgccaagcccgacccccccttaccagccagtgccccccacgcccaggcactacgccaagcccgaccccccccttaccagccagtgccccccacgcccaggcactacgccaagcccgacccccccttaccagccagtgccccccacgcccaggcactacgccaagcccgacccccccttaccagccagtgccccccacgcccaggcactacgccaagcccgaccccaccttaccagccagtgccccccacgcccaggcactacgccaagcccgaccccaccttaccagccagtgccccccacgcccaggcactacgccaagcacgacccccccttaccagccagtgccccccacgcccaggcactacgccaagcccgaccccccttaccagccagtgccccccacgcccaggcactacgccaagcccgacccccccttaccagccagtgccccccacgcccaggcactacgccaagcccgacccccccttaccagccagtgccccccacgcccaggcactacgccaagcccgaccccccgcttaccagccagtgccccccacgcccaggcactacgccaagcccgacccccccttaccagccagtgccccccacgcccaggcactacgccaagcccgacccccccttaccagccagtgccccccacgcccaggcactacgccaagcccgacccccccttaccagccagtgccccccacgcccaggcactacgccaagcccgaccccccgcttaccagccagtgccccccacgcccaggcactacgccaagcccgaccccccccttaccagccagtgccccccacgcccaggcactacgccaagcccgacccccccttaccagccagtgccccccacgcccaggcactacgccaagcccgaccccccccttaccagccagtgccccccacgcccaggcactacgccaagcccgacccccccttaccagccagtgccccccacgcccaggcactacgccaagcccgaccccccccttaccagccagtgccccccacgcccaggcactacgccaagcccgaccccccccttaccagccagtgccccccacgcccaggcactacgccaagcccgaccccccttaccagccagtgccccccacgcccaggcactacgccaagcccgaccccccttaccagccagtgccccccacgcccaggcactacgccaagcccgacccccccttaccagccagtgccccccacgcccaggcactacgccaagcccgaccccccccttaccagccagtgccccccacgcccaggcactacgccaagcccgaccccccgcttaccagccagtgccccccacgcccaggcactacgccaagcccgaccccccccttaccagccagtgccccccacgcccaggcactacgccaagcccgacccccccttaccagccagtgccccccacgcccaggcactacgccaagcccgaccccccccttaccagccagtgccccccacgcccaggcactacgccaagcccgaccccaccttaccagccagtgccccccacgcccaggcactacgccaagcccgaccccccccttaccagccagtgccccccacgcccaggcactacgccaagcccgaccccccccttaccagccagtgccccccacgcccaggcactacgccaagcccgaccccccccttaccagccagtgccccccacgcccaggcactacgccaagcccgaccccccccttaccagccagtgccccccacgcccaggcactacgccaagcccgacccccccttaccagccagtgccccccacgcccaggcactacgccaagcccgacctcccccttaccagccagtgc is from Carettochelys insculpta isolate YL-2023 chromosome 22, ASM3395843v1, whole genome shotgun sequence and encodes:
- the LOC142024702 gene encoding antigen-presenting glycoprotein CD1d1-like, which gives rise to MGRPTDCSGGRKMPLVSLSSPSLILPNTLFAFGRSLRTAWVSGGAFPWPRRSDPHGSAPGSIPESGGTGSAATEATALLGDLRTFSLDSRTRAIRFLQPWVEQGLSPRQWQDLERVADFSLADFMSTARQIAEPQGVGYPFVVQASLGCELQPSGAARGFYDTAGNGQAIVSFDVAAGAWVAHSEDKLALYARGFLSWDRDAAARLQYFFRITCAYVLRAFAQRGNESLQRRERPVAVVFARAPPPADPLVLFLLVCRVSGFYPRPIRVAWLQDGEEVGPGRRLDSSGILPNADQTYQLRSSLAVGPGAGHRYACRVEHSSLGPRGLLIPWEHSRRWGPGLAVGITLGALAVAALAAVLVWRRRRGYRDVGQGQSRAAGESPGPSPDMGHGPSPGDIELRAGAGGGALAAGCDCRRWGLGQPQAPFVRQGKAPGPSWSFTATSSGAEWAQGGSCWGRRAAESGRAAPASVSLRALCQRWLREAAVGGAAAAQGGREVAVPESSPRRRALAEPCGPADRPWLVVQEGRVPVAARTGPLWPLLPAGADKGTPAGPEVPASLQAWEWPQQLQT